One genomic segment of Desulforamulus reducens MI-1 includes these proteins:
- a CDS encoding GGDEF domain-containing protein: MVNIRITSPLKIFLVSFLAMTIAMATLAYATYQACYDILAKDLGLRAQFSAQVAASLIEVDQELVNQMKQLDILSSRNHVAAMEFKRKMAPLLKHSDIKYIYVETKLSGSEIRYFVSPEEEKLYAQPPGTPMEYFYVLTSEDESGYRNRDRYDVANPLRERAYVERVPTYGLDTNNRWGSVITGYQPLFDHNNQFIGLLGVDIALHQFDRSVWYVKNIVIMSFGIIVLLGGIILFFASKILSKPLYMDELTKLFNREYMKIRLESEIRRARRNKLPLSFLMLDLDYFKSINDCFGHQTGDLILKKISELICVSLREEDLAFRYGGEEIAILLPETGLYEAKIVAERLRQVIETNSLYVNHYEEPIHVTISIGLAELAAKDTQETLIKKADDALYLAKKKGRNCYQCIEESGKNLSPE; the protein is encoded by the coding sequence ATGGTAAATATACGAATTACCTCACCTCTAAAAATCTTTTTGGTATCCTTTTTAGCCATGACCATTGCTATGGCTACACTGGCCTATGCCACCTACCAGGCCTGCTACGACATTTTGGCCAAGGACCTGGGCCTACGGGCCCAATTTTCGGCTCAAGTTGCGGCAAGTCTTATTGAAGTGGATCAGGAACTCGTAAATCAAATGAAGCAATTGGATATCCTAAGCTCCCGGAATCACGTTGCAGCAATGGAATTCAAGCGAAAAATGGCACCCCTGTTAAAGCACAGTGACATTAAATATATTTATGTCGAGACTAAGTTGTCAGGCAGTGAAATACGGTATTTTGTAAGCCCTGAGGAGGAAAAACTATATGCACAGCCACCGGGAACACCCATGGAGTATTTTTATGTCCTGACCAGTGAAGATGAAAGTGGCTATCGAAATCGAGATCGCTATGATGTTGCCAATCCTTTAAGAGAAAGGGCCTATGTAGAAAGGGTACCTACCTATGGCCTGGACACTAACAACAGATGGGGTAGTGTGATAACTGGTTATCAGCCTCTTTTTGACCATAATAATCAATTTATTGGTTTACTGGGTGTTGATATTGCATTGCATCAATTTGACCGTTCAGTCTGGTATGTAAAAAACATTGTAATTATGAGCTTTGGCATTATCGTGTTGTTAGGGGGTATCATTCTCTTTTTTGCCTCAAAGATACTAAGCAAGCCCCTATACATGGATGAATTGACAAAATTGTTTAACCGGGAATACATGAAAATTCGTTTAGAGAGCGAAATAAGACGGGCCAGGCGGAATAAGCTTCCTCTTAGCTTTCTCATGCTGGATCTGGACTATTTTAAAAGTATTAATGACTGTTTTGGCCATCAAACAGGTGATTTAATATTGAAAAAAATCTCTGAATTAATCTGTGTATCCCTAAGGGAAGAAGACCTTGCCTTCCGATATGGTGGTGAAGAAATAGCCATTTTGTTACCGGAAACCGGACTTTATGAAGCAAAGATTGTGGCAGAAAGGTTACGTCAGGTCATTGAAACAAACAGTTTGTATGTTAATCATTATGAGGAGCCTATTCATGTAACCATCAGTATTGGCCTTGCTGAACTGGCAGCAAAGGATACACAGGAAACTTTGATTAAAAAAGCAGATGATGCGTTGTACCTGGCGAAGAAGAAGGGTCGCAACTGCTATCAATGCATTGAGGAATCTGGAAAAAACCTTTCTCCGGAATAA
- a CDS encoding helicase-related protein, which produces MERAEAENPSIAIEAVQDNLPALYFVFGRARTEELASEVGREWDFLFPDEKNEVLKAITDTEKEHPEIFQRGHRRVLRKLLQQGIGYHHAGLSPVLKNLVERLYENRLLWVLFCTETFAAGVNFPAATTLFHSCRKWDGKEFRTLMNREFFQMAGRAGRRGFDRVGHVYIRIDDKFPDQTGFFDEAEVESVYGRLTISPNTVLSLLKWKTDQEIDQFLTQNFSAYQERRSEREIKTLLEEIDRQVAESKSYFCEFREDATCPLQRRKLIREQKRLSSSKYKNRPGSQERIAEIKQILGQQKTQRCLHEVCVDARDQLDALGYQRAGLVGQMNVIKQQSQKYINEYHHVKSILESLGYIKEREFYPRGNFALELHVQEILVTELAFSGLLEDLPLEVVAGILAGVDYIPGRREFVPAPPYDPTPVQEITEELLNAGVPPQFVVWSSTPGFVAHAWYTGQGLDFLLENTSLQEGDIVSIIRRLIDLLRQIDDASHSNPSLRERIREMRRIIDRDEAAVVF; this is translated from the coding sequence GTGGAGCGCGCCGAAGCAGAAAACCCATCCATCGCCATTGAGGCTGTGCAGGATAACCTGCCTGCGCTGTACTTTGTTTTTGGTCGGGCCCGTACAGAAGAATTAGCATCGGAAGTGGGGCGGGAGTGGGATTTTTTATTCCCCGATGAAAAGAATGAGGTATTAAAAGCCATTACGGATACAGAGAAAGAACACCCGGAAATCTTCCAAAGGGGACACCGCCGGGTGTTGAGGAAACTATTACAACAAGGCATTGGCTATCACCATGCTGGTCTGTCGCCAGTGCTGAAAAACTTAGTGGAACGCCTTTATGAGAATCGACTTCTTTGGGTATTGTTCTGTACTGAAACCTTTGCCGCCGGGGTAAACTTTCCGGCAGCCACCACATTGTTCCATTCCTGCCGCAAGTGGGATGGCAAGGAATTTCGAACATTAATGAATCGGGAGTTTTTCCAGATGGCTGGTCGGGCTGGTCGCCGGGGCTTCGATCGGGTGGGCCATGTTTATATTCGTATTGATGATAAATTTCCTGACCAAACAGGTTTCTTTGATGAAGCCGAGGTTGAATCGGTTTATGGCCGATTAACCATTTCCCCCAATACTGTTTTAAGCCTGTTAAAATGGAAAACCGATCAGGAGATTGACCAATTTCTAACCCAAAACTTTTCCGCCTATCAGGAACGGCGGTCTGAGCGAGAGATTAAAACCCTCCTGGAGGAGATCGACCGGCAGGTGGCAGAGTCTAAAAGTTATTTCTGTGAGTTCCGGGAAGATGCCACTTGTCCTTTGCAGCGACGGAAGCTGATACGGGAGCAGAAACGACTGAGTTCATCCAAATATAAAAATAGACCGGGTTCTCAGGAAAGAATCGCTGAAATAAAACAAATTCTTGGTCAACAGAAGACCCAAAGATGCTTACATGAGGTTTGCGTGGATGCCAGGGACCAGTTGGACGCTTTGGGCTATCAGCGGGCTGGTCTGGTGGGGCAGATGAACGTGATTAAGCAGCAGTCTCAAAAATATATCAATGAATATCATCATGTAAAAAGTATTTTGGAAAGTCTGGGCTACATCAAGGAACGAGAGTTCTACCCCAGGGGTAATTTTGCTTTGGAACTTCATGTGCAGGAGATTTTGGTAACGGAACTGGCTTTCTCAGGTTTACTTGAGGATTTGCCCCTGGAGGTGGTGGCAGGGATTCTGGCAGGGGTTGATTATATACCTGGGCGCCGTGAGTTTGTGCCCGCACCACCCTATGACCCCACACCAGTGCAAGAGATCACGGAAGAGTTGTTGAATGCCGGTGTGCCCCCACAGTTTGTGGTTTGGTCCAGCACCCCTGGGTTTGTGGCCCATGCCTGGTATACCGGACAGGGACTTGACTTCCTGCTGGAAAATACCAGTCTCCAGGAAGGTGATATTGTTTCTATCATCAGGAGATTGATTGATTTACTTCGGCAAATTGATGACGCCAGTCACAGCAACCCTTCCCTCCGGGAAAGAATACGGGAAATGCGTCGAATAATTGACCGGGATGAAGCGGCTGTAGTCTTTTAA
- a CDS encoding DEAD/DEAH box helicase produces MENDTGECSVLVVKDKEQLKTYILQELPEDKPVSLVDLVLKLRLKPQLLLAALQSLVASHHLRVARLRSNGEEAETVWLARNEVAEQELATAGVGDWSYSPQLVAVRQRKLAALLGDDARGSILRLLRDGQPRNLAQIKLEVGNEELPSLRNMDQVVELPDGRFTLKDTALGKAEMERRYQQLKLLKERQAFQEKKLKEIFIDGNVRLSRGELAEALGGELLPKVKFPILRLISGHYAVADSPAAWEDTAQYLTRNGPLTMDDFIRKFRIHGTLVASLRAGKEIHPFIILPDGKLTTVTTIEGKAELARREMGKGLREKLEEIYRQQPFFTLGQVLEVPEQREVATKMIQAAGAYRIYINGVGLWASPYPHPPKVIVQELKRLTGIHLEANEGQDIVPLTWLASRSMSVSEAADRLKLGEEDILNLYELEELGSFRLGNSTRLWRDEVKTIKYRPDLHKIVKRAAKLTTLEAADLLDTTPERVRRLVREGYINPVGEIEAENGRLGILVRRGDIQAIKERFAGIEHEWSLAAKQQRREAAQLSVALRKEKPPAGKKRPRRAVAAPPPLLGQVTLDQFQEQAVTAALAGRNVLVAAPTGTGKTVIAERLIEAVIAKGKSAVYTSPLKALSNQKFVDFRNVFGQDRVGLVTGDISINPYAPLLIMTTEIFRNRCFSEPEGLQDVACVVFDEIHYLDDPERGTAWEESIIFAPAHVKFLGLSATVPNIQEIADWMGEVRGEQVEVVVETNRAVPLAINWLNSEGIILDEDEAREYIEEAIRKRSQERKAERVAREMARELARAEDVEQGNGRWKRRGARRSRKPIHRH; encoded by the coding sequence TTGGAGAATGATACCGGGGAGTGTTCTGTATTGGTTGTTAAAGACAAGGAACAGCTTAAGACCTATATTCTTCAAGAGTTGCCGGAGGACAAACCGGTTTCACTGGTTGATCTGGTACTTAAGCTAAGATTAAAGCCCCAGCTTCTTCTGGCAGCTTTACAGTCTTTGGTGGCAAGCCACCATCTTAGGGTTGCCAGGCTTCGCAGCAACGGCGAAGAGGCAGAAACTGTGTGGTTGGCTCGGAATGAAGTAGCGGAACAGGAACTGGCTACCGCAGGAGTTGGTGACTGGAGTTACAGTCCTCAGTTGGTGGCAGTGCGCCAGCGAAAGTTAGCAGCACTACTGGGTGATGATGCCAGGGGTAGCATATTGCGCCTATTAAGGGATGGCCAGCCTAGAAATTTAGCCCAAATTAAGCTCGAAGTAGGAAACGAGGAATTACCCTCCCTGCGGAATATGGACCAGGTGGTTGAATTGCCGGATGGTCGATTTACACTCAAGGACACAGCTCTAGGAAAGGCAGAGATGGAAAGACGTTATCAGCAGCTAAAGTTGCTTAAGGAGCGTCAGGCCTTTCAGGAGAAAAAACTTAAGGAAATCTTTATTGATGGTAACGTAAGACTAAGCAGGGGAGAATTGGCTGAGGCTTTAGGTGGAGAATTACTACCAAAGGTAAAATTTCCAATTTTAAGATTAATTAGTGGTCATTACGCAGTGGCCGACAGTCCTGCGGCTTGGGAAGACACTGCCCAATACCTCACAAGAAATGGCCCCCTTACGATGGATGATTTTATTCGGAAATTTAGAATTCATGGTACCCTGGTGGCCTCCCTCCGTGCTGGTAAGGAAATTCACCCCTTTATCATTTTACCCGATGGTAAGTTAACCACAGTTACAACCATCGAAGGGAAGGCTGAACTGGCACGTAGAGAAATGGGGAAAGGTCTAAGGGAAAAATTGGAGGAAATTTATAGGCAACAGCCTTTCTTTACTCTGGGGCAGGTTCTGGAAGTGCCAGAGCAGCGGGAAGTTGCTACCAAGATGATACAAGCAGCTGGGGCATATCGCATTTATATTAACGGTGTGGGACTTTGGGCCTCTCCTTATCCTCACCCGCCCAAAGTCATCGTGCAGGAATTAAAAAGGTTGACCGGCATCCATCTGGAGGCCAACGAGGGGCAAGATATTGTTCCTCTTACCTGGCTTGCTTCCCGATCAATGTCTGTGTCAGAGGCTGCCGACCGATTAAAACTGGGTGAAGAGGATATTTTAAATCTTTACGAGTTGGAGGAATTGGGTTCCTTCCGTTTGGGTAATAGTACCCGTCTGTGGCGGGATGAAGTAAAAACCATTAAGTACCGCCCTGATTTACATAAAATTGTAAAAAGGGCGGCTAAACTAACCACATTAGAAGCAGCTGACCTGCTGGATACTACACCAGAAAGGGTGCGCAGGTTGGTGAGAGAGGGTTATATTAATCCTGTTGGTGAGATTGAAGCAGAAAATGGTCGATTGGGAATCCTAGTTCGACGTGGGGATATTCAGGCCATCAAAGAAAGATTTGCCGGCATTGAACATGAATGGTCCCTGGCAGCCAAGCAACAAAGACGTGAAGCAGCTCAGTTAAGTGTTGCTTTGCGCAAGGAAAAACCCCCGGCCGGTAAAAAACGACCTCGCCGGGCAGTGGCAGCTCCCCCTCCTTTACTGGGACAGGTTACCTTAGATCAGTTTCAGGAGCAAGCTGTTACAGCAGCCTTAGCAGGGCGCAATGTTCTGGTGGCGGCTCCTACCGGCACAGGAAAGACCGTGATTGCCGAGAGATTAATTGAAGCAGTTATTGCGAAGGGTAAGTCTGCTGTTTATACATCGCCATTGAAGGCCTTGAGTAACCAAAAGTTTGTGGATTTTCGCAATGTTTTTGGTCAGGATAGGGTTGGTTTGGTTACTGGAGACATTTCCATTAACCCCTATGCACCACTTTTGATTATGACTACTGAAATTTTTCGGAATCGGTGTTTTTCTGAGCCCGAAGGGCTGCAAGATGTAGCCTGCGTGGTATTTGATGAAATTCATTACTTAGACGACCCGGAACGGGGAACCGCCTGGGAGGAAAGTATTATCTTTGCTCCGGCCCATGTAAAATTCCTAGGGCTTTCCGCTACGGTACCCAATATTCAAGAGATTGCAGATTGGATGGGTGAAGTCCGGGGTGAGCAGGTAGAGGTTGTGGTGGAAACCAATCGGGCTGTGCCGCTGGCTATTAATTGGCTCAATTCCGAGGGTATCATTCTAGACGAGGATGAAGCCAGAGAATATATTGAAGAGGCTATTCGCAAGCGTTCCCAAGAGAGGAAGGCCGAGCGAGTTGCCAGAGAAATGGCCAGGGAATTAGCAAGGGCGGAAGATGTGGAGCAAGGAAACGGGAGGTGGAAGAGACGTGGAGCGCGCCGAAGCAGAAAACCCATCCATCGCCATTGA